The following DNA comes from Methanobrevibacter sp. TMH8.
TAACTTATTTTTAACTTATTTTTAACTTAATCTTAACTTATTCTTAATTTATTCTTAATTTATTCTTAATTTATTCTTAATTTAAACTATATTTTCTCAAAATTATATCTATTTAAACTTTTAATCCTCTAATTTTTATTTTAAAGGATTATTCTATTAAAATTTTATTTTTTAAAGTTATTCCTTTTAATACATATATCCATAAAATATTTCATAATTCCAGGTAATTGAATGTTATAATCATCCCATACATAATAATTATACATATTATTAAAATTATTGAAAATTGAATATTTAATATTTTAATAATAATACTTATTGAAAATTAATAAATTTTATATACCAATAAATCATATGATAATTGATGAGATACATTCGTAAAAGAGACATCTATATTGTAGGCCAATACCTTGGTAAGATTATGCAAGGTGTGGGAATACTTGTATTAATTCCTTTAATAGTAGCTCTAATATATCAAGAACATATAGCTTATATTGGATTTGTGATTCCTGCTATTTTATCTATTTTAATAGGGACTTTACTAACTAAAATTGAAGTTAAACGCCCTAGGATGGCAATAAAACATGCTATGCTAATTTCTTCTTTAGCTTGGCTTTGGGCTAGTTTTATTGGTGGGCTTGTAATGGTATTATGTTTAGATATTTCTTTTATAGATGCTTTTTTTGAAAATATGTCAGCGTGGACTGGAACTGGCATTACCATGTTTTTAGATGTAGAATCTTTACCAAATTCAATACTCTTTTTAAGAAGCCTTGAGCAGTGGATTGGTGGTTTGGGTATTGTTGTTATAGTAATCGGGACATTAGTTTATACTGGAACAGCTGCTTCACGTCTTTATAAATCAGAAGCTAGAGAAGACAGGATCAAGCCAAGTATAGCAAACACATTGAAAAAAACTCTTCAAATCTATTTTATTTATACAGCAATCGGTATTGCATTATTCATAATAGCTGGAATGCCAGTATTCGATTCAATAAATAATACATTTACTGCAATTTCAACTGGTGGAATGTCCATTAAAAATTTAAACATGGGATACTACAATAATAATTTATTTTATATGATTTCGATGCTTATAATGATTTTAGGAGCTACAAGCTTTTTAACTCATTATCGTGTCTTTAAAACAAAAGGAAAAGCCATATTTAAAGATATTCAGTTTATAGCTATGATTGGATTAATCGCAGTTAGTAGTATTATAATTTACTTTGCAACAAATTTGATACCTATGGATATTGTATACAATGTTGTTTCAGCCATAACCACAACAGGAGCAAGCATTGATAGTGTAGCTGCTACAGCTGCATGGCCAGGATTTTTCAAAATAATAATAATTAGTTTAATGATAATAGGTGGTGCTGCAGGTTCTACTGTTGGTGCAGTTAAGTTATCAAGAATTATAACAATTTTAAGAGGATTATCAAAAAATATTATCAATAATATTTCTCCAGAAGGTAGAATTGTAAAGATTAAATCTTCTGGAAGAGCTATTGGTGATTCTGAAGTAACAGAAGCAAGTTCGTATCTTTCAATCTATATATTATTCCTTTTAGGAGGATGGTTAGTCTTAACATTCTATGGTTATGATGGAATCAATTCATTATTTGATATATCTTCTGCTCAAGGTAATGTAGGACTTAGTACTGGAATTATTACACCATCTACCCCTTTAATAGCTAAAATAGTAGTTATATTTAATATGTGGATTGGAAGATTGGAAATAATACCTGTACTTATTCTTATAAGAAGTGGATTAGAATTATTTAAAATATTTATCCCTTCAAAGAAGCCCATATAATTTAATAATCTTTAAAAATAATTATATTCCTATGTACCATCAAATCAAGCATATTTAATATATTTTATTATATATTGTTATATTAATTAATTGATTAATTAATTTTAGTGATTTATTAGATTATATAGAATTATAATATATATTTTTAGAAAGACTTATAAATAAAAAAATATATATTATTTTAGATATTAATTTTTATTTAAAGGTGTTCAAATGTATGTTGTTATAATGGGCGGAGGTCGTGTAGGGCTCACTCTTGCAGATCTTTTAGTAAATGATGGGTATGATATTACCCTAATCGAAAATAGTGAAAATTTATGTAATAATGCTGCTTCAGAGTTAGATGCCCTAGTAATTTGTGGTAATGGTACTGATACAAAAACATTAGAAGAAGCTAATATACAAGATGCTGATTTTTTTGTTGCAGCTACTGGAAATGATGAAGCTAACTTGCTTTCATGTATTTTAGTTAAAGATTATGACATACCTAAAATAATAGCTCGTGTTAGTAATCCTGACCATGAAGAAGCTTTTAAAAAAGTAGGAATAGATGATGTAATAAGTCCTGAAATAACAGCAGCAGGTTTCCTTGAAAAAATTATAACCCGCCCCAATGTTGCTGATTTAACTGCATTTGGAAAAGGAAATGCTGAAATTCTTGATATGATTATAGAAAATGAGAAAGTGACTGGAAAAAAAGTATCTGAAGTCTCACCAACAGAAGATTACATGATAATAGCTACTTATCATGGAGGTAAATTAGTAATACCGAAACCAGATAGTGTTTTAAATAAAGGAAATAAGATTTCCATCCTTGTGAAAAGAGGTTCCTTTAAAAAAGCAGCAAAAAAATTCATGGGTTAATATATTATTTATTTTATTATCCTATTAACTTAAACATCATAAGATTTATTTTTAAACTATTTTTAAATTATTTTTAAATTATTTCTAAACTATTTTTAAACTATTCTAAAATTATTCTAAAATTATTTTTAAAACAAATCCAAATTTGATACAATAATATCTCACTAAATATTTTAAATATTACTTTTTAGAAAAAGATATAAAAATTTAATAAATATTAATATCCAGAAAACATCTGTTTAGCTAACTCTATATGTCTTTTTCCATTTTTAGTCCAAGGCCCATGTCCTGGCAAAAG
Coding sequences within:
- a CDS encoding TrkA family potassium uptake protein, whose amino-acid sequence is MYVVIMGGGRVGLTLADLLVNDGYDITLIENSENLCNNAASELDALVICGNGTDTKTLEEANIQDADFFVAATGNDEANLLSCILVKDYDIPKIIARVSNPDHEEAFKKVGIDDVISPEITAAGFLEKIITRPNVADLTAFGKGNAEILDMIIENEKVTGKKVSEVSPTEDYMIIATYHGGKLVIPKPDSVLNKGNKISILVKRGSFKKAAKKFMG
- a CDS encoding TrkH family potassium uptake protein, with the protein product MRYIRKRDIYIVGQYLGKIMQGVGILVLIPLIVALIYQEHIAYIGFVIPAILSILIGTLLTKIEVKRPRMAIKHAMLISSLAWLWASFIGGLVMVLCLDISFIDAFFENMSAWTGTGITMFLDVESLPNSILFLRSLEQWIGGLGIVVIVIGTLVYTGTAASRLYKSEAREDRIKPSIANTLKKTLQIYFIYTAIGIALFIIAGMPVFDSINNTFTAISTGGMSIKNLNMGYYNNNLFYMISMLIMILGATSFLTHYRVFKTKGKAIFKDIQFIAMIGLIAVSSIIIYFATNLIPMDIVYNVVSAITTTGASIDSVAATAAWPGFFKIIIISLMIIGGAAGSTVGAVKLSRIITILRGLSKNIINNISPEGRIVKIKSSGRAIGDSEVTEASSYLSIYILFLLGGWLVLTFYGYDGINSLFDISSAQGNVGLSTGIITPSTPLIAKIVVIFNMWIGRLEIIPVLILIRSGLELFKIFIPSKKPI